In one window of Leptospira sp. WS92.C1 DNA:
- a CDS encoding FxLYD domain-containing protein, giving the protein MSKNFFYKIFHRTIFYRLICIFLFCPLAVLGKSNGDFTIDGKYKYYNVGLQDQYAYLEINGQIENLSGKDHTEVFFTINLYDKDDILLESCQFAVQGLLAGQKKDFYGSAKYVDPKLIKRFTIEFDGSN; this is encoded by the coding sequence ATGTCTAAAAATTTTTTCTACAAAATATTTCATAGAACGATTTTTTACCGCCTTATTTGTATCTTTTTGTTTTGTCCATTGGCGGTTCTCGGCAAATCAAATGGAGACTTCACGATCGACGGTAAATACAAATACTATAACGTAGGATTGCAGGATCAGTATGCATATCTTGAAATCAACGGTCAGATTGAAAATTTATCGGGAAAGGATCATACTGAAGTTTTTTTTACGATCAATCTTTATGATAAGGATGACATTTTATTGGAATCCTGTCAGTTCGCGGTACAGGGACTTTTGGCGGGTCAAAAAAAGGATTTTTACGGAAGTGCGAAATACGTGGATCCGAAATTAATAAAACGTTTTACGATTGAATTTGATGGCAGTAACTAA
- a CDS encoding RNA recognition motif domain-containing protein: MSVNIYVGNLSYDITEGKLGELFGAHGAVNSVKIITDQYSGKSKGFAFVEMPNKDEADKAIKDLDGKNVLTRNLKVNVAKPKNDRF; the protein is encoded by the coding sequence ATGTCTGTTAACATTTATGTAGGAAACCTTTCTTACGATATCACCGAAGGAAAATTAGGTGAACTTTTTGGAGCGCACGGAGCTGTTAATTCAGTAAAAATCATTACTGATCAGTATTCCGGAAAATCCAAAGGATTTGCTTTCGTTGAAATGCCAAACAAAGACGAGGCAGACAAGGCGATCAAAGACCTGGACGGAAAAAACGTTCTTACACGTAACCTGAAAGTTAACGTTGCAAAACCAAAAAACGATAGATTCTAA
- a CDS encoding GNAT family N-acetyltransferase, producing MVLETERLILRKWQESDWEPFFRMNSDPRVMEFFPSILSKEESDRLIERIQIHFDQNGYGRWVLESKESADFVGFTGFMNVGFASHFTPAVEIGWRIPFSFWGQGYATEAASACLQYGFSTLKFPEVVSFTSILNLRSESVMKRIGFKEAGFFAHPSLPVDHILSDHVLYKISNLEWNTPILKS from the coding sequence ATGGTTTTAGAAACAGAGAGATTGATTCTTAGAAAATGGCAAGAAAGCGATTGGGAACCCTTCTTTCGGATGAACTCAGATCCAAGGGTGATGGAATTCTTCCCTTCGATTTTATCAAAAGAAGAATCGGATCGATTGATCGAAAGAATTCAAATCCATTTTGATCAAAACGGATACGGACGTTGGGTTTTGGAATCAAAAGAATCCGCCGATTTTGTCGGATTTACCGGCTTTATGAATGTGGGGTTTGCGTCTCATTTCACTCCCGCGGTCGAAATCGGCTGGAGAATTCCTTTTTCCTTTTGGGGGCAAGGATATGCAACCGAAGCTGCTTCGGCATGTTTGCAATACGGATTTTCAACCTTAAAATTTCCGGAAGTCGTATCGTTTACATCCATTTTAAATCTACGGTCCGAATCCGTGATGAAGCGAATCGGCTTCAAAGAAGCTGGATTTTTTGCTCACCCCAGTTTGCCCGTGGATCACATATTATCCGATCATGTACTCTACAAAATCTCTAATTTAGAATGGAATACCCCCATTCTTAAATCTTAA
- a CDS encoding fatty acid desaturase — MEVKIKTQNPPRETLGAVRETLSEATFANPAYKGIGYFLRDLFFFGLVVTLLWNVDTWYALPFLWFFAGIVIAALFVVGHDCAHEALFENKFLRYWIGQIAMLPSLHAYNQWAYGHNRIHHGHTIKRQGDFVWHPATAEEYAKFGIFKKAMHRFFWSAWGGGFYYMIEIWLKGMVLFTAPMKEAGRDKWIMLSFAFVSSGLVFYFGGSSVEGSFNTIAGLWMFTKVCLIPFVAWNYFMGITVYVHHIHSEIPWKTKDEWTPYYGQMKGTINYHINPILNFFFHNIFIHMPHHVHMKIPFYNLKRALNEIKAVYGDNVLEKDTIIGDYFKSTSCCKVIDSETGKWMTYKEARSAVSVDEEDLEAIPA; from the coding sequence ATGGAAGTGAAAATAAAAACGCAAAATCCCCCCAGGGAAACCCTCGGAGCCGTTCGAGAAACTCTTTCGGAAGCCACCTTTGCCAATCCGGCTTACAAAGGAATCGGCTACTTTTTGAGAGATTTGTTTTTCTTCGGTTTAGTCGTTACTCTTCTCTGGAACGTGGATACCTGGTATGCACTACCTTTTCTTTGGTTTTTTGCAGGAATCGTGATTGCCGCTCTTTTTGTAGTCGGACACGACTGTGCTCACGAAGCTTTATTTGAAAATAAATTCCTGCGTTATTGGATCGGTCAGATCGCTATGTTACCTTCCTTGCACGCATACAATCAGTGGGCCTATGGACACAACAGAATTCATCATGGACATACGATCAAAAGACAAGGCGATTTTGTTTGGCATCCGGCTACCGCGGAAGAATATGCAAAATTTGGAATATTCAAAAAGGCCATGCACCGATTTTTTTGGTCGGCTTGGGGTGGCGGATTTTATTATATGATCGAAATCTGGCTCAAGGGAATGGTTTTATTTACCGCACCTATGAAAGAGGCAGGAAGAGACAAATGGATCATGCTTTCTTTTGCATTCGTTTCCTCCGGGCTTGTTTTTTATTTCGGAGGCTCCTCAGTAGAGGGATCTTTTAACACGATTGCCGGACTTTGGATGTTTACAAAAGTTTGTCTGATTCCGTTTGTCGCATGGAATTATTTTATGGGAATTACGGTTTACGTTCATCACATTCATTCCGAAATTCCTTGGAAGACAAAGGACGAATGGACTCCGTATTACGGGCAAATGAAAGGAACAATCAATTATCATATCAATCCGATCCTAAATTTTTTCTTTCACAATATCTTTATTCATATGCCGCATCACGTTCATATGAAAATCCCGTTTTACAATTTAAAACGCGCATTAAACGAAATCAAAGCGGTCTATGGAGATAACGTTTTGGAAAAAGACACGATTATCGGGGATTATTTCAAATCCACTTCTTGTTGTAAGGTGATCGATTCCGAAACAGGCAAATGGATGACATACAAGGAAGCCCGCAGTGCCGTTTCCGTGGATGAAGAGGACTTGGAGGCCATTCCAGCTTAA
- a CDS encoding prohibitin family protein: MNRNRLFLIFLLISILNCGATVRPGEIGLFWKPFGISDVGLSKDPVFNGFYWLLPWNDIYTYSTQWNSYKEKVDVLTNDDLKIDVQAVIIMRPIRDEIFQLHVEVGPEYYRSIVQPEFRASIRNVVSHHQMIQISKNSAVLARDIKIAVIERTRGKHIEVFDVILDDIEYSPNMLHAIEAKLTKQQELEQQKYELEIAERSIEIAKKRARADAEAQLIRADGQAKSQAIINDKLTTRYLQYKAFDNPNSKLIFVPQGKDNLPIVISPKE; the protein is encoded by the coding sequence ATGAACAGAAACAGACTTTTTCTCATTTTTCTTTTGATTTCAATTCTGAATTGCGGAGCGACGGTTCGACCGGGAGAAATCGGATTGTTCTGGAAGCCTTTCGGAATCAGCGATGTGGGTCTTAGTAAGGATCCGGTATTTAACGGTTTTTACTGGTTGCTTCCGTGGAACGACATTTATACTTATTCTACGCAGTGGAATTCTTATAAGGAAAAGGTGGACGTTCTTACCAACGACGATTTGAAAATCGACGTTCAGGCGGTTATCATCATGCGACCGATACGGGACGAGATCTTTCAACTTCATGTCGAAGTGGGTCCGGAATATTATAGAAGTATTGTGCAGCCGGAATTTAGAGCGTCGATTCGAAACGTGGTTTCCCATCATCAGATGATTCAGATTTCAAAAAACAGCGCGGTTCTCGCGAGGGATATCAAAATTGCGGTAATTGAACGAACTAGAGGAAAGCATATCGAGGTGTTCGACGTGATCCTGGATGATATAGAATATTCCCCCAATATGCTTCACGCGATCGAGGCCAAACTAACTAAGCAGCAGGAACTTGAGCAGCAAAAATACGAACTCGAAATCGCCGAAAGAAGTATCGAGATTGCCAAAAAAAGAGCGAGAGCCGATGCCGAAGCGCAGTTGATTCGCGCGGATGGTCAGGCAAAATCGCAGGCTATCATTAACGACAAGCTAACCACGAGATATCTTCAGTATAAAGCGTTTGATAATCCGAATTCGAAACTGATCTTTGTGCCTCAAGGAAAAGATAATTTACCGATCGTAATTAGTCCGAAAGAATAA
- a CDS encoding DUF1564 domain-containing protein, with the protein MGKIYLHTEQKIQSALFESGTRVETILFPDSYFNALTLEQRKALPKRILPLLKRYQKLMLSQRRINSKAGKTLYQKPQGMVRVNMRINTGAWAILGAISAAHGVSRCFMVNYLLWLDDSEVGDSIEQTLNVGCPTFHNIYSYIWHLDLTKNSITRRIEFNPNPLWTTIEHSIY; encoded by the coding sequence ATGGGAAAGATTTATTTACATACGGAACAAAAGATTCAATCGGCTTTGTTCGAATCCGGAACTAGGGTCGAGACCATTCTGTTTCCGGATTCGTATTTCAACGCATTGACCTTGGAACAAAGAAAAGCGCTTCCGAAACGGATTCTACCTTTGTTGAAACGATATCAGAAGTTGATGTTGTCCCAAAGGAGAATCAATTCCAAGGCCGGAAAAACCTTGTATCAAAAACCGCAGGGAATGGTCCGGGTCAATATGAGAATCAATACCGGTGCTTGGGCGATTCTCGGTGCAATTTCGGCTGCTCACGGTGTTTCCCGTTGTTTTATGGTGAATTATCTGTTGTGGCTGGACGATTCCGAAGTCGGGGATTCTATCGAGCAAACCTTGAATGTGGGATGTCCAACCTTCCACAATATTTACAGTTATATCTGGCACCTCGATCTCACCAAAAACAGCATCACTCGAAGGATCGAGTTTAATCCAAACCCGCTTTGGACGACGATAGAGCATTCTATCTACTAA